AAACCCGGTTTATGAGTGTGCGGCCTAGCAGAAATCATTTCTGCTTTGCGCCCCCATGCGGGTCGTTCACACCACCCGCATTGGATCCTGAAAGCTGTCGGTCTGCTGTTCAGCAGTCACGTCCGGAACGCGGCCGAAAGGTGACTTCGACAATGATAGAGCGCGCCAATAGCCTCGCAAGCATTCGCGGGACGAGCGTTCCCAGCGAACTCGTTTCGGTATCGCCGCGCCGATCTCCAAGAGCCTCGGCATTTCGCCCCATTGCAGGACCAACAGAGACCGACTTCACGTTTTGAAATGAACGGTCACCGAAAATGAGTTCCCATTCGGTGCCAATGCGGGCATGTGTTTGTGAAAGCCCGTATGAGCCACTGCTCGACGACACACGAATCAAAGAGCTGACAGATGGAAAATCCGGTTGCACTGAATCGTCTTTCCGAAAACACGGTCTTCCGTAAAGGCGATGTTTTCGTCCTTTTCGGCGAATTGTTCGGCCGCGGATACGCTACCGGATTGCTCGATGAAGCCAAGCGGGCAGGAATGGAGATTGTCGGGATCACCGTCGGGCGGCGCGACGAGAACAACGCGCTGCGGCCGCTCGACGCCGAGGAGCTGTCTTCGGCGGAGGCCCAGCTGGGCGGCAGGATCATCAACATACCTCTTATGGCGGGTTTCGATCTCGATGCGCCCGAAGACGGGCCAACTCCCACCGATCTCCTGGCAAAGATGACGCTTGAGAGCTGGGAACACGACACGGTCGACTGGGACTATCTCGGGCAATGCCGCGACATCGCCACTGCGCGTTTTACAGAGGCGCTTTCGAAAGTCATGACCGTTCTCGACGGGATGATCGCCGCTGGCCGCAATGTCTTCTTTGCCCACACAATGGCCGGGGGCATCCCGAAGGCGAAGGTATTGTTGGTCGTCGCCAATCGAATCTACAAGGGGACCGGAACGCGCCACATGTCGTCGCAGACCTTGCTCGACAGTGACATGGGAAAACTCATCCTGCAGAATTTTGACGACGTCTCCGCAAACACCTTTCGCCATCTCATTGATTTCAGCGCGGCGATCCGCGAGCGCGTGGAAGCTTCGGGTGGTCAAGTACGATATACGGCCTATGGTTACCACGGATCGTCGGTCCTCATTGACGGAAGCTATCGTTGGCAGACCTACACCAACTACACCCAGGGTTATGCGAAGATGCGGCTCGAAGGCATTGCAGAGCAAGCCTGGGCGGCAGGGATAAAGGCAACTGTCTATAACTGCCCCGAAATCCGGACCAATTCCTCCGATGTGTTCACGGGTATCGAACTGCCCCTGATACCGCTGCTGCTTGCCTTGAAGAAAGAAAACGGTGGCAAATGGGCAGACGAACAGTGGCAGGCCTGCCAGCAACTTCTGGCAGACGGCCTAACCATGAAGGATGTCTTCCAAAAGATCACCGATATGCAGGCCAGCGAGGTCATGCGTCCGTTCTATGACTTTTCGGCATGGCCCATGGCAAACAGCCAGGCACAGGCCGATTTGACCATCAGCACGTCTAACGGGATCACCCAGATGCATCGCAATAGCAAGGTGATGATTAGCGACCTCCTGAGCGGTCTCGTTGTGAAGGCAACCGGGCAGCTCATTTTTGGCGAATCGTCAGACCCCTCCGGTCCTGTCCTGTGGCTCAACCACGATATCGTGGCTCGGCGACTGAACGCTTCCCACCCGCATTCGAAGTCTCCAGCGCCGGGAATGGAATCTTCGTCCCTTGAGATGGCGTGACGGCTTTCCAGCTTAGCTTGGAAGCTGGGTGTTTGGCCATGAAACGACGAATCTTGCGACAGGAACGCCCCCATTCTGGTCATTCGCCATGCGGTAATATGATCTACGCATAGGTGACAAAAAACGCCATCATCGACGCGCTGAAGTACCACATGTCGAGCGCATCGGCATGTTAACCTGCGAATTCAAGTTTGACGCCATTGGTACGTTGTACACGTTGGAGAAGATCGAGACGCCCGCTCCACTGCAATCGGGTAGCGCGTGGACCACTCCAGGGCGGCGCTCGTGTAAAGGATCCGCTCACCAAGACGATGATAGCGTCCTGCACTGGTCGGTCTCGGCGGGTGCAACACTTGATGAACTCTATCCGTCAGACTAGAGCGGTAGAATGTACCGGAAATCTTCTTGAATACGTCACGGGCTTCTCAGCCCGCGCGGCAGGTCTTTCTCGCGGGGATCATTTCCACGTTTATGAAAGTCGCATGACGTCTGCTTCAGGCCAATGATGGAAGTCGGCGAACCGAGATGCTCTGGCCGCTTTCGTCTGCTCTGAGCACAGTCCATTGAACGGTCGGCGCACGCCATCCCCGTCCAGTTCACCCTGGCGGATCTCCAGGGACACATCCACCAGCTTGCCGATCAGTTCTTCCGGCTTCACCGCCTCGCACTTGGCACGCACCGAGAGCGTAATCTCGAACAACCGATTGACGCCTTCCTCGACCGGCATCCACTCCGGCCCCAACTGTCGCGTTGAACACCCACCCGGTCAACGCGTGAAAATATCTTATTTACGTCATTAACGCGTCTACAATAGACTTCTCTCCTAAAAGATCAAGGTGCTGGCAGCCTTAGCGGAGGCCTGGTTGCCAGGCGAACTTATGGCCTTTCGATGTTCGGATTATATCCAGTCATTCACGACGGAGTTCAACATGGCAGTCATGGACTCCCTAAGCCAATGCTGGCCCGGTGACAAAAATGCTGCGGTCTGGTTGGCTTTGTGTCACAAATAGCTGAGGGCGTTTTGAGGTTCGCAGTGGATGCGGTTGCGGCCATGTTGTTTGGCGCGGTAGAGCGCCATATCGGTGGCGGCCATGAATTTCTGGAAAGTTGAAAAATGATCGGCGGATTGGGCAAGGCCAAAGCTGGCGGTGATCCTGCCAGGTGCCAGTGGTTCAAGACAAATATTTTCCAGGCAGGTGCGTAGACGTTCGGCAATCGCTTGGGCCTGGACCAGATTGGTGCCGGGCAGAAGAACGCAGAACTCTTCGCCGCCGATCCGGCCTGCCAGATCGTTTGGTCGCAAATTACTGCGGATTGTCTGTGCTGCTGCGATCAATGCTTTATCGCCGGTTTCATGGCCGAATGCGTCATTGATGCCCTTGAAATGGTCCAGATCGAAGAGAAGAAGGCACATTGGGTCGCCGCTGCGGCGGGTCTCGTCAAGAGCCTCCGTACCTCTTGCCAGAATGAACCGGCGGTTTGCCAATCCGGTCAGGGGATCCGTATTGGCTTGAAGGGTCAGGGTTTTGAGAGAACAGTCCAACTCTGTTACCAAGGCGGAAACCGCTCGGGCGACAGTGCCGATTTCATCTTTCGTCTTGACCGCGATGGTAACAGGTGCCCCTTCCTGCCGGTATCGGGCTATGGAGTGGTTGAGTTGGCGTAGCGGCTGAATGATCCGCCAGAGCGACAGCAGGCATCCGGCCGTTCCAGCCAAGGTCGATATCAGCAGGACAAGCAGAATGCTTGCTTCACTCAGCGCACCGCCGCCAAGGACATGGGCAACCACCGCCAGAAGTGGCACGTGAATGGAGATAAAGCAGATTACAAAAATCTTTGTTATCAGCGACGAACGTATTGCCCGGGCCGTCATATACGGCCATTCAGCCATCCAATTTCTCTTAAGCATTCCTAAAGCTTCAATCCCGTGTGCAACCGGAAGGATAGATAGGGATGATCGTGGCTTAAAAAAGCAGAATCTAGATATTTTTAGGGTTTTTTGGAATTTCGGCCATGCAAGTCGCTAGTGGAATGAATTTGACATTGGCTCTCGAGGGTGCGGTAAGCGGTAGCAAATGTTAAAATCTGACCACGAGTGAATGACAGTCAAATTTGTTTGTTTTTAAAACTATTTTATAGTTTAAGGTGGCCATTCACCAACACAGAGATATTGCCCGCTCATTGAACGGGCAATATCCACCTTGTATCAACACAAAATCGATAGGCTTATGGGGTACCCGTGCTGGTGCCTGTCCCTGAACTATTTCCTGTGCTGCTTCCAGGCGTAGCAGGTGCCGTTGTCGTGCTGCCTGTTCCGCCGGTGCCGCCGGTCGAGGAACTGGTGCCGGGTGTTGATGTCGTGCTTCCGCTATTGGAACTGCTGTCATCTCCGCAGGAGGCCAGAAGCCCGAGAAGAGCAACGACTGGTACGATTTTCTTCAGCATGTGTATCCTCCTTTTATGCTCCGCACGTTTTGAAGTGCGTGAGCTTTTAAACCAAGAAAATGCCGCAGATCTTCGTCGCAAAGACGGCATGTCCGCGACGTTTTCGTGGTTTGGCATGGCGCTTTCACGCCCGCTTTACCGCCTTTCAACCCTTTTGGCTCAGGATTGTTCCAGCAAAAGGGAACCGGTTTTGCGACCTTGAAAATCGAAGGTTGAACGATAATGGATGTCGTCTATCCAGCAATTGCAAGACATCAAGGCCTGACGTCCTCTCTCCACTGCGCATGGGGCCACAGTATTTCCCCGGGCTACTGCATAATTTTAGCGTTATACGGGTTGGAGTTTAAAGCGAGAATTATGCAGCATATTTAAAGCGCTACAGCAAACCTGAAGGTGCCGTAGTCGGTGCATGGCGCTGTCGTGTGCGCTTGCGAGATGGATTGTGCGACTGCGAAAGGAATGATAGGTTTGCCAAGTGACGTTTTTCTCTATTTGACAAAAACGCTGATCCTGGATCTGCGACAAACTCTCTGAATGTTTGGCCAGTGCAGGGGAATGCGACAGGGAACTCATTCAGGACAAGATCGATGTTTCTACCTGCCGGCGCTTCCTATGAGGCTCTCTGTCATGCGTTTTCCTGGTCCATACCAGCTCAGTTCAACATGGGACGGGCGGTTTGTGACGAGTGGGCAGCCCGCGAACCGGACCGGGTCTGCCTTGAGCATTTTTCACCTGACGGTGAGCATCGAACCTTAACCTATGGGGCGCTGGCTGCACGATCCAACGCATTCGCGGATGCCCTGAGCCAGCTCGGCATTGGTCCTGGGGAGCGGGTTGCTTTGCTCCTGCCGCAGGGGTTTGAGACAGTCATCGCCCATGTGGCGATTTACAAGCTTGGGGCGATCGCCCTGCCGTTGGCGTTGCTGTTTGGTGCCGATGCATTGGAATACCGGCTGAAGACGGCGGGTGCCTGCGCGGTCGTCACCAATGATTTCGGTCTGTCGCGGCTGGAGCCTATCCGGGCCAGCCTGCCGGACCTTCGGGAGGTTATTTCCATTGGCACGCCTTCTCCCGGCGTCCTGTCCTTTGAAACTCTATGGCAGAGCGGTTCCGCATCTTTTGAGGGGCCACAGACCGGGCCAGACGATCCAGCACTGATGATCTTCACCTCTGGCACGACCGGTGCGCCGAAGGGCGCTCTGCATGGACACCGGGTGCTTGCCGGTCACATTCCAGGCTTCCAGCTTGCCCATGACGGTCTACCACAGCCGGGGGACAGGATCTGGACGCCTTCGGACTGGGCTTGGGCTGGCGGGCTTTTGAATGTGCTGATGCCAGCCCTGATGCTGGGCGTTCCGGTCGTGTCGTCGCCTGCCCAGAAATTCGATCCGGCCATGGCCTTTCGCATTATGGCGGAGATGAAGGTGCGCAATGCTTTCATTCCGCCCACCGCCTTGCGGCTGCTCAAAACGGTGAACAATCCGCGCCAGCATTATGATCTTGTGCTGCGTTCCATTGGTTCGGCAGGGGAATCGCTGGGGCGGGAAACCTATCAATGGGTCAAGACGGCGCTCGGTATCACGCCCAATGAATTCTATGGGCAGACCGAATGCAATTTTGTGCTGTCATCGGCAGCCGGTCTGGGCGTCAGCAAGGCAGGCGCCATTGGCAAGCCAGTACCGGGCCACCGCGTGGCAATTATCGATGACAAAGGTAGGGAACTGCCAGTCGGCAAGGTCGGACAGGTGGCGATTGCCCGGCCCGATCCGGTGATGTTCCTGGAATATTGGAATGATCCGCAGGCGACCCGCCAGAAATTCATTGGTGACTGGATGCTGACCGGTGATCTCGGACGCCAGGATTGCGAGGGCTATGTGGAGTTTTTCGGTCGCGACGACGATGTGATCACCTCATCCGGCTACCGGATCGGCCCGGCGGAAATCGAGGATTGTCTGGTTGGTCATCCGGCTGTGCGCCTGGCGGCGGCGGTCGGCAAGCCCGATCCGGTGCGAACTGAAATCGTCAAGGCCTATGTGGTGCTCGCGCCGGGTTTTCAGGCTGGACCGGCCTTGGCCCGTGACATTGCCGATTGGGTCAAGCAGCGGCTGTCCATGCACGAATATCCGCGTGAAGTGGAGTTTATCGCCGATATGCCGCTGACCACCAGCGGCAAGGTGATCCGCCGTCTGCTGCGTGAGCGCGATGAACCGCAACAGGCACAGCCGGGCGTGATGACCGGCTGATATCTCGTTCAGTTCTAATTTCGCAATGATCAGCTGTCTTTTTGCCGTCTGCCCAGCACTTTGTCGCGCAGGATGCGGGCGATATTGCGGGTGTTGCGATAGAGATGCAATTGCGCCGCCACTTGGCGGACATCGCGGTCGGCATTGCGCTTCAGGCCGATGACCATGGTTCCCATCTCTTCCCGCTCCCGCCAGAGCCGGCTCATGACCGGATGATCGGGTACGGCGCAGGAATCGGTGCGCAGAATATTGGCATCGTCCAGATGCCATTCCGTCAATCGAGCCACCAGAAGCTTGCCGGGCGAATAGCGGGCATAGCGCTCATCATAGGCAGTCTTCCACGTATAGGCTTCGGCACCCATAATGAAGACAACCATGGAGGCAATGGCCTTTCCATCGAGATCGAGCGTATGGATGCGGACCGAATCGCACTCGGCCAAATTGGTCATCGCCTCGCGGGCAAAGGCGGCTCGCAGCCGGTCCATGACTAGGGCGCTGCGCTTGCGGCCTTTCCAGCCACTGGCTTCAAGCGCCAGGAATTCCTCCATGCGCAGATGGAGATCCTGCGGCTGGCGGGCGACAGAATAGGTCAATTCACCCTGTTGTCCCAGCAGGCGCATCTGCCGGCGCATGTCGCGCCAATGGGACTTGCCGATGGCCTGGCTTAGATAGGTTTCTCCATCCTCCAGGCTCTCGAGCATTGGGCGCTGGTAGGGATTTGTCACGGTCAGTGGCAGGTCACGGCTGATCGCCACGGCCCGCAGCAGTTTTGTGACCGGCCCATCGATTCGCAGATCTGGCAGGACGAGAACGGAGGGCAATTTGGCTTTGGGATCGCTCAGTCCCTCGAAAAGGTTGTCCAGCGTTTCCACCGCATCCTCCGCATCCACCAGCGGCGTGCCAAGCGGGCCGAAGGGGTTGGACCAGACGCGAACAATGGACGGACCGACTGCAAAGCCTGGTTTTTCCACCGAAAAAGGCATCAGCAACCGGATCCGGCTGCGACCCTGCCGCTCGTCGCGGATCAGTGCCATGCGCACTTCACGCTCGTCCAGGCGGGGGATGGCGGGGGCCAAAAAGCGGGCCGAGAAGAAGACATTCTGCTCCAGCGCCCGGTTGGTCAGGTAGTCCATTTCCTGTTCAAGGTCGTAGCTGGTCTGGCGTGGATAGAGCCAAAGATCGCGGCCAGGGCGTCCCACGGCAATCTGGCCATCGGCGGGCGGACGATTGACCGGCGCAGACACGGTATGCAGAACCGGGCGCTCGGTGCTCGTTTCCCGGCTGGTATCGTCGGTCACCGGTAGTGTGTTCATATCCTACAACCTGGTTCGCTTCATGCGGGCCTGTCTTGCTTCATGCGAGACAATGGGTCGGCAAATGCAAATAAGACAATGCCAAGCGCGTAGCGCACGGCAATGTGTAACAAGATCGCTTCCACCAACATCGCCGAGGCGGCAGCCGTTGCCGCGCCGGTGAGGCCATAAAGCGGAATGAGAGTCACATTCAGCCCGATATTAGATGCTAAAGCAATCACATATAGGAGCACACACAATTTTTGTCGCCCGGCCATGGTCAAGAGCATCTCCCCGGGGCCGATCAGCGCCTTGGTCAGGGCGCCGGCAAACAGAATGGCCATCAATGGATAGCCTGCCGTGAAATTCGGGCCGAACAGACCAAGCAGCACTTCGCCAGCCGCCAGCACCAGAAGACCGATGATCAGCGACGGCCAGAAACACCAGCGGGCCATTCTGCCGGCAAATAAGGCCAGCGGTCTGATATCGTCTTCGTTCATCAGCGCTGAAAAACGTGGTCCGGCCGCGGCCTTGACCGCGAAATAGACGAATTGCACCAGGGCCATGGTTTTCGCCGCAGCAAAATAGATCCCGACCTGGTCGGGTGGCAGATAAAGCCCGACCACCATGACGTCGGAATTGGTCAGCAGAAACAGAAAGCCCTCGATCAGGAAAATCGGGATGGCAACGCGAAACCAGACCATGAAATCGATCCGCCGAGGCCCCCGTAGATATTTGCGCCGCAGACGCCAGTGAATGGTGGCGAACTGGCTGAGTGTCGTGACATAGGTGGCGGCAAGGGCCGCCTGCATGGCGGTGGTGGCGGTGCGCGGCGCCCCCAGCATGACGGGCAGCAGCATGAAGACCAGGATCAGCACGGGTCTGACAATGTAGGTGGGGCTGAGGGCTGCAACAGGCCAGCTATTGGCGCGCGCTGTCCCGTCGAGCACGTCGCCCAGCGCAATCATCGGCAGTGCGAACAGGCCGAGAAACAGCGGTGTCAGGTAGTAACCGGCAATCCGATCTCCGAAAAAATTCAACAGGATAAGACCGGTTGCAGTCAGACAGCTGGCGAGGCCAAGAGCGAAGATCCGGATGGTAACGGTGATGCCACGGATTTCAGGAATTTCATCTCTTGCGTGATATTGCGGCAGAAAGCGGATGACGGTCGAATGAAAGCCCAGGCAGGAGAGATTGCCGAACAGCACGACCAGCACCCAGACGAAAACGAAAATACCATATTCGAAATCGCCCATCAGCCGGGCCTGGACGATCTGCGAGAAAAAGGCAATCGCTGCGCTGACGATGCGAATGGCAAAGGCAATCAGCGCCATGCGCTGGGCGCGGGCCACATCGTCTTGAGCGGACAAAGCGGTGACGATCCTGCGCAGCGGGCCATGCAGCCGGGCTGGCAGGAGATGTTCCACCCTCTGGATAACCGCCATGATAAACACGCAACACTCACAGGCACATATGCGACAGGGCATTCAGTCTTGGCAGCTTAGGGTTAACAAAAGCCTGCCCGTCAGTGTTTGAATAGCCTATGCCTGTGAGAAATCGGCCAACCCATCCGGCTGGCCGATTTTGATTGTCTTACGCCAGCAGGGCGCCGTGGCAGTGCTTGAAGCGCTTGCCGGAGCCGCAAGGACACATTTCATTGCGTCCAACCTTGCCCCAGGTCGAGGGATCGGCGGGATTGCGGTTCTCAGGGGCGACGATGCCATCGGTGGCGGCAAACTCATCCTGGCCGGTCTGCGGATCTTCGTGGTGACCATGCATGATCGGCAGGGTCGGCTCCGGGGGTGCTTCACGGACGATTTCCACCCGCATCATCTGGGCGGTCACGCCTTCCCGCATATTGGCCAGCAGCGCCTGGAACAGTTCGAACGCTTCCGCCTTGTATTCCTGCAAGGGATCGCGCTGGGCATAGCCACGGAAACCTACGACCGAACGCAAGTGGTCGAGGTTGACGATATGCTCGCGCCACAGGTTATCGATGGTCTGCAACAACACGGAACGCTCGATATAGGCCATGATTTCCGGGCCGAAGCGCTCGGTCTTCTCAGCCATCACTTCGTCGGCGGCTTTCTTGACCCGTTCGACGATATCGTCTTCAGCAATGCCTTCTTCCTGCGCCCAATCTTCGATAGGAAGGTCGAGGTTGAGGATTCCGGTCATTGCCGTCTTCAGTCCAGCCACATCCCATTGTTCGGCATAGGCCTTTTCCGGGATATGGGTGCGCACGATGGTGTCGATCAGTTCGTGGCGCATGTCGTCGATGGTTTCGGTCAGGTCTTCGGCATCCATCAGCTCGACGCGCTGCTCGAAAATCACCTTGCGCTGGTCATTCAGCACGTCGTCATATTTCAACAGGTTCTTGCGGATGTCGAAATTGCGCGCCTCGACCTTTTTCTGGGCGCGTTCAAGCGCCTTGTTGATCCAGGGATGGACGATGGCTTCGCCTTCCTTCAGGCCCAGCTTCTGAAGCATGCTGTCCATGCGGTCGGAACCGAAAATCCGCATCAGGTCGTCTTGAAGCGACAGGTAGAATTTCGAGCGGCCCGGGTCGCCCTGACGGCCGGAACGGCCACGCAGCTGGTTATCGATGCGCCGGCTTTCATGGCGCTCGGTGGCGATCACGTAGAGGCCACCAGCGGCCAGCGCCTTTTCCTTCAAGGCTTTGACTTCCTCGCGGATCGCCTGTTCCTTGGCGTCGCGCTCGGGGCCAGGCTCCATGCCTTCCAGATCGCGCTCAAGCCGCATGTCGATATTGCCGCCAAGCTGAATGTCGGTACCGCGACCGGCCATGTTGGTGGCGATGGTGACGGCACCCGGCACACCAGCCTGGGAAACGATATAGGCTTCCTGCTCGTGGTAGCGGGCATTCAGCACGCTGAAATCGGTAAATCCGCTCTGGCGCAGCATGGTGGCGAGCAGTTCGGACTTTTCAATCGACGTTGTCCCGACCAAGACCGGCTGATTGCGGGATGCGGAGGCCTTGATTTCCTCGATGATTGCCTTGAACTTTTCCTCAAAGGTCCGGTAGACCTCATCATCCTCGTCGATACGCAGGATCGGCAGGTTGGTCGGCACTTCGATGACGCTGAGGCCATAGATATCCTGGAATTCCTCGGCTTCGGTATTGGCCGTACCAGTCATCCCGGCAAGCTTGGAATACATCCGGAAATAATTCTGGAAGGTAATCGAGGCCAGGGTCTGGTTTTCCGGCTGGATCGTTACCTTTTCCTTGGCTTCCAGCGCCTGGTGCTGGCCTTCCGAATAACGGCGGCCCGGCATCATGCGACCGGTGAACTCGTCGATAATGACGATTTCGTCATTGCGAACGATATAGTCCTTGTCGCGCTGGAACAGCTTGTGGGCCTTCAGCGCATTGTTGATATGATGGACGATGGCGACATTTTCGACGTCATACAGCGAAACGCCTTTGAGCAGGCCAGCGTCTTTCAGCAGGTTTTCCAGCTTTTCGGTGCCGACTTCGGAGAAATTGGCCGATTTCTGCTTTTCATCGATCTCGTAGTCTTCGGCGCTCAGCATCGGAATGAAGGCATCGATGGTGGTGTAGAGATCGGAACGGTCGTCGAGCGGTCCGGAAATGATCAGCGGCGTGCGCGCCTCATCGACCAGGATTGAGTCCACTTCGTCGACGATTGCGTAATTATGGCCGCGCTGCACCATCTGGCCGCGCTCATATTTCATGTTGTCGCGCAGGTAGTCGAACCCAAGCTCGTTATTGGTGGCATAGGTGATGTCGCAGGCATAGGCCTCGCGGCGCTCATCGTCGTTCATGCCATGCACGATGACACCGGTGGTCAGGCCGAGAAAGCTGTAGAGCTTGGCCATGATGGCGGCGTCGCGGCTGGCGAGATAATCATTGACCGTCACCACATGCACGCCCTTGCCGGACAATGCGTTGAGATAAACAGCGAGCGTTGCCACCAGCGTCTTGCCTTCGCCGGTCTTCATTTCGGCAATGGCGTTTTCGTGCAGGATCATGCCGCCGATCAGCTGCACATCGAAAGGCCGCATGCCGAGCGCCCGGCGCGATGCTTCGCGCGCCACGGCGAAGGCCGGGATCAGGATGTCGTCGAGCGTCTTGCCCTTGGCAAGCTCACCCTTGAATTCCTCGGTCTTTGCGGCCAGCTCGGCATCACTCAATGCCTTTATGCTGTCCTCCAACGCGTTGATGGCGGCCACGCGAGGCTTATTCCCCCGGATGCGGCGTTCATTCGAGGAGCCGAAAATTTTGCGGGCGATCCCACCAAGACTGACCATGTCCATGGTCCTTTCTGAATTCCGTCACGAGGTTGAAACCGAAGCCCCGGGTCTACTCCCGGTCGCTCACGGCCACATGACAGTGGAGATTGGCGTACCGCCTCCGGAAACTGCTCTGGACGCGGAGTTGCGTGACAGATAAGAGGGGGGTCGAATTATGTCAACGGGACAGCATGCACCACAAGTGCCACAATCGCGTGGTTTAGGGTGTTTTCGACCCGATTGACAGTCGCAATCGGCCTCTTTACCGAAGGGTTATTATATGCTGCGTTCTCACAAACTCGTCCTGGCGGCCTGTGCCGCCCTTGTGGCGCTGTCTTCCTACGCCCATGCCGACGATGCTGTCGTCGCCAAGGTCGGCACTCTGGAAATCCACCAGTCCGAGCTGGATCTGGCCATTGCCAACCTCGATCCCCAGTTTGCCCAGATGCCGGACGACCAGAAAAAGGTTGCTGCGCTGTCCGGTGCCATCGATGTCAAGCTGCTAGCTGGCAGCGCCATCGGCGAAAAAATGCAGGACGATCCGGCCTACAAGCAGCGCATGGCTTTCATTGCCGACCGCGAACTCCACAATGCCTATTTCAAGAAGCATGTCGTGGACGTGACGACCGATGAGGAAGTCAAGGCGCGCTATGAGAAGGAAATTGCTGCTCTGCCGAAGGAGCAGGAAATTCACGCCCGTCACATTCTGGTGAAGACCGAGGATGAAGCCAAGGATGTGATCAAGCAGCTGGATGGCGGCAAGGATTTTGCTGAGCTTGCCAAGGAAAAATCGACCGATTCCAGCGGATCGGACGGCGGTGATCTCGGTTTCTTCTCCAAGGGCCGTATGGTGCCTGAATTCGAAGAAGCTGCCTTTGCGCTCAAGCCCGGCACCTATACCAAGACCCCGGTGAAGAGCCAGTTCGGCTTCCACGTCATCAAGGTCGAAGAGATCCGTGATGCGGCTCCGCCGAAATTCGAAGATGTGCAGCAGCAGGTTCGCCAGCTGGTGATGCGCGACAAGTATCTGGCCCTGCTGGAAAAGGCCAGGACCTCTGAAAAGGTTGAGATCGTCGATCCGGCTCTGAAGAAGGGCTATGAGGATATCAGCAAGCAGCAGGCCGATCCGGACGCTGCCGCCGCGCCGAAGCCATAAGCAAGCGCTCATTCCGCCGCATCGCGCATAGGACGCGATGCGGCGGTTTCCTTTTGTCGTTTCGTCTTTTCCGGGGCCGTTTCCAGCTATGTCAGCCAGTGTTTCTCCTCTCGCGCCAAAGAGTTTTGCCGAAATGCCCGCGATCCGGGGCGTCTCCATGGCAACAG
This region of Agrobacterium vitis genomic DNA includes:
- the secA gene encoding preprotein translocase subunit SecA, which encodes MVSLGGIARKIFGSSNERRIRGNKPRVAAINALEDSIKALSDAELAAKTEEFKGELAKGKTLDDILIPAFAVAREASRRALGMRPFDVQLIGGMILHENAIAEMKTGEGKTLVATLAVYLNALSGKGVHVVTVNDYLASRDAAIMAKLYSFLGLTTGVIVHGMNDDERREAYACDITYATNNELGFDYLRDNMKYERGQMVQRGHNYAIVDEVDSILVDEARTPLIISGPLDDRSDLYTTIDAFIPMLSAEDYEIDEKQKSANFSEVGTEKLENLLKDAGLLKGVSLYDVENVAIVHHINNALKAHKLFQRDKDYIVRNDEIVIIDEFTGRMMPGRRYSEGQHQALEAKEKVTIQPENQTLASITFQNYFRMYSKLAGMTGTANTEAEEFQDIYGLSVIEVPTNLPILRIDEDDEVYRTFEEKFKAIIEEIKASASRNQPVLVGTTSIEKSELLATMLRQSGFTDFSVLNARYHEQEAYIVSQAGVPGAVTIATNMAGRGTDIQLGGNIDMRLERDLEGMEPGPERDAKEQAIREEVKALKEKALAAGGLYVIATERHESRRIDNQLRGRSGRQGDPGRSKFYLSLQDDLMRIFGSDRMDSMLQKLGLKEGEAIVHPWINKALERAQKKVEARNFDIRKNLLKYDDVLNDQRKVIFEQRVELMDAEDLTETIDDMRHELIDTIVRTHIPEKAYAEQWDVAGLKTAMTGILNLDLPIEDWAQEEGIAEDDIVERVKKAADEVMAEKTERFGPEIMAYIERSVLLQTIDNLWREHIVNLDHLRSVVGFRGYAQRDPLQEYKAEAFELFQALLANMREGVTAQMMRVEIVREAPPEPTLPIMHGHHEDPQTGQDEFAATDGIVAPENRNPADPSTWGKVGRNEMCPCGSGKRFKHCHGALLA
- a CDS encoding peptidylprolyl isomerase codes for the protein MLRSHKLVLAACAALVALSSYAHADDAVVAKVGTLEIHQSELDLAIANLDPQFAQMPDDQKKVAALSGAIDVKLLAGSAIGEKMQDDPAYKQRMAFIADRELHNAYFKKHVVDVTTDEEVKARYEKEIAALPKEQEIHARHILVKTEDEAKDVIKQLDGGKDFAELAKEKSTDSSGSDGGDLGFFSKGRMVPEFEEAAFALKPGTYTKTPVKSQFGFHVIKVEEIRDAAPPKFEDVQQQVRQLVMRDKYLALLEKARTSEKVEIVDPALKKGYEDISKQQADPDAAAAPKP